TACGCCAGGGAGTTCTCCCACTCAATATCAAGGTTTTGTATCGTCACGGGACCGGCGCTGGTGTTTTCAATAAAGAAGGTGACGATATTATGATAATACGAAGGCACCGACTCCCAGTACTCGCCGCTGATGGCATAGTCAAGCACATCGTCCTGCTGGATCTTACCCGGCATGATCCCTTCCAGGATTGCGGGATCGGAAATATTGTTCGCCTTGATGTCGGCGTAGCTCGGGTCCGACGCATCGATGTTCTCGTAGATACAGTCCGTGGCCCGGATTCCGTACGAGTAAATCCCCCCCTCCGTCACGCTGGAATCGACGAAGTAATCGAACCACTGGGGGGCGCCGCCGGTCAGCTCCGTGCTGCTTGTCAGGTCGAAGGTGACTCCCTCGCTTCTATAGACATGATATCCGGCGAGGTCCACGATGGTGGTGCCCTGGTGCTCCCATTCGAGCCTGACATAGCTGCTGCACCCCTCGCCGCTCAGTCCCGATGGGATATCAGGCGCGCCGGCGAAGTCCGGGTCGTCCCCGCACAGCTCCGAGAGGGTGACCGCATGGGTGGAAAATTCGGAGGCGTTTCCGCATAGGTCGTAGGAGACCGCGAAGAAATAATAAGTGTGAAAGATATCGAGATCCGGGATCGACGGCGTCTGGACCGTCGTGGAGTCGAAGATGATGGGAGGAAGCGTACCTTCCGCCGTGAATACGCCACCGCCGTCCGGCAGCAGCGTCCCGTTGGAAATGGTCCCGTCAGCATTCAGAATCGGATAGGAGGAATCGGAGAAATAGACCTCGGTATGGGAGAAGTCCGGATCGTCGCTTCGGTTCGGGTTCGTGATGCTCAGAAACACCCGCCGCCAGCCCGCCTTGGACGCAATGTCCGGCACCGGGTAGGGATCATTGTCGATGGCGGTGGCGTCTCCCGGGGTGGTGTCCGCGCCGGAGGGCGTATCGGACATCGGGTCAGTAGAGCCGTCACCGCTGGTAAAGCGGTAATCCGACGAGATATATCGTTTTGTGTCGTCATCGCCGGCATCGTTTGAAATCAGCGTCTCATCGCAGTTGACGGCCGCAATAGCATAGTAATAGGTCACACAACCGATCAGCCCGGAATCGACAAATTCACCGTCCGACGGGCCCAAGGTTGTGGGCGTCGTCTCTTCATCGGCCACCAGCACCAGCCCCTCCAGGTCCGACGGATCGAAAGAGGCGCTGACCGGGAACGATGAAATGGGCGTGCTGCTGCGATAGAGGCGATAGCCGTCGACGTCGCCATCGACCGACGGCACCCAGGAAAGCTTCACCTTCCCCTCTTCACCGGGCACGTCTTCGCCGATGAAGTTCTCGGGGGGGGCGGGTTTGTTTGGATTCGGAATTGTGTCGTCACCCGAAAATCCGTCTCCGCTCACCTCAACCGAATAGTCGCTCATGTTCAGGGATTTGTCGAATGCGCTCATCGCAATATAATACATGAGTGATGCGGGATTGTTCGACGGCGCATAGTCAAGATCGGTCAAGGTGTACGACGTGATACTCGAATTGTTGATGATTATCTTTTCCGTATACGGTGATGCAGTTCTGCTTTCCAAATTCAGATATATGGCGTAGCCGGCCAGGTCCTTTTCCGTGTTCGCATCCCACGAGATGTCCAGCTCGCCGCAGTTCATCGGATCGGTAATGCTGATGTTGATGGGAGGATCCGGGGGGGTTGTGTCGAGGAGATTTGTCTCCAGCCCGAGGTTTCTCACATAAAAACTCGTACTGAGCTCCCTGGTATGAAATATCTTCCTGATTGGGTCCTTGCGCGGAGTCCTGACCGTCATGCTTATCTCAATACGACGGACTTCGCCCAGATCCGACGAAGCGATTGCTCCGGTGCCCACGTCAAACGGGATCGGCTGATCCTGATCATCGTAATAGGCCATGGTGAAAGCCGTGACATTTTCCACAAAGTCCTCGTCCGTGCCGGGACCCCACCCGGGAATAGTCGCATCATACAGGTTCTGACGACGGATGATCGTCTCTGCCGTCGGTTTATACTCGTAGAGGATCTTTATCCGCGTATCGTTGCGGTTGTTGTACTCCTCGAACTGGATATAATCGGATTTCGCTGTGATGATGTCCGCGGTTATCGGCGATGTCATCGCATCGTACCCGATCAACTGTATTTCCCGAGACATGAATTCAAGGGCCATTTTTTCATTCTGCTGGGTCTCCAACAGCATGTTGTGGAATTCGAATGCCCGGTAATCAGAGAGGAAGACCTGATACACGGCCGCAAGGACGATCGCCGATATCAAAAGCGCCACCATCACCTCGATGAGCGTAAACCCTCTCTGATTTCTTTTTCGACACATCTGAATCACCCGACTCTCTTTCTTAATACTTCGATATCAGTGTTTCGATTTCGAGGTCCTGTTCGCCCCGAAGATCTTCCCACTCCACGCGCATGACCACTTTCTTGACACCGTCAATCGGATCATCACTGGTGACGACCCAGGAAAGATCGTAGTCAACGCTGTCTACCGTGGAATTCGCTGAATCACTTTCGATATTCACGTAGGGGGTGTTCCTGAGCTCTTCCAGTTCGCTGCGGGCCAGATTTGTGGCCACGGACAGTTTTTCGCTGAAATGCGTATACGTCATGGTCTGGGTAAAGAGCATGGAAATGGAAAGCACTCCCACGGTGAACACGGCAACGGAAATGACGTTTTCAAGAATTGAAAAACCGCTCTCGGAATTCATTCTCTTCAGATTGTTTCGTATCTTCGTAATCATGTTACCACCCCTTTGATATTTTAACCAATCCGGTGACCGCTCTCACCGATAATTTTCTCTTATTGTCAAGCACCTTCGGAGATGAAGAGTACATCTTTATTTCAGCATTAACGTCCGCCTGGCCGGTCGGATTATAGGTGATGGTGGTTGACGTAAGCGTTCCGAAATTGACCCCGTCGGGCAGACTGTAGGATTTGGTCTCGGTGGGGAACGCCACATCATACGTCCCATTCGCCTGATCGAAGGTAACGATCACATCACGATTCGAACTGATGGCGGTCATTCGCGCCAGCATAAGCACCTTGTGCAATTCGTCGGCCGACGTTCGAAACTTAAGCCTCGGCGACCAGCTTGAAAAGGTCGGCACCGCAATGGCCGCG
The nucleotide sequence above comes from Candidatus Zymogenaceae bacterium. Encoded proteins:
- a CDS encoding prepilin-type N-terminal cleavage/methylation domain-containing protein; the encoded protein is MCRKRNQRGFTLIEVMVALLISAIVLAAVYQVFLSDYRAFEFHNMLLETQQNEKMALEFMSREIQLIGYDAMTSPITADIITAKSDYIQFEEYNNRNDTRIKILYEYKPTAETIIRRQNLYDATIPGWGPGTDEDFVENVTAFTMAYYDDQDQPIPFDVGTGAIASSDLGEVRRIEISMTVRTPRKDPIRKIFHTRELSTSFYVRNLGLETNLLDTTPPDPPINISITDPMNCGELDISWDANTEKDLAGYAIYLNLESRTASPYTEKIIINNSSITSYTLTDLDYAPSNNPASLMYYIAMSAFDKSLNMSDYSVEVSGDGFSGDDTIPNPNKPAPPENFIGEDVPGEEGKVKLSWVPSVDGDVDGYRLYRSSTPISSFPVSASFDPSDLEGLVLVADEETTPTTLGPSDGEFVDSGLIGCVTYYYAIAAVNCDETLISNDAGDDDTKRYISSDYRFTSGDGSTDPMSDTPSGADTTPGDATAIDNDPYPVPDIASKAGWRRVFLSITNPNRSDDPDFSHTEVYFSDSSYPILNADGTISNGTLLPDGGGVFTAEGTLPPIIFDSTTVQTPSIPDLDIFHTYYFFAVSYDLCGNASEFSTHAVTLSELCGDDPDFAGAPDIPSGLSGEGCSSYVRLEWEHQGTTIVDLAGYHVYRSEGVTFDLTSSTELTGGAPQWFDYFVDSSVTEGGIYSYGIRATDCIYENIDASDPSYADIKANNISDPAILEGIMPGKIQQDDVLDYAISGEYWESVPSYYHNIVTFFIENTSAGPVTIQNLDIEWENSLAYLSEVYIGSSDVSINTSMEKVFDASLMGGLKTSGSSIAISKTIYDYGSVGSGSVGVPVVLVFTDSLGTVNSYIDMREDLVDVSASFVNESMPTTITCNSSEYIYVPQGPSIVGVAQDKPSAATTAWPVPGPTGSNPSGEVVVPGGLDVDITAKVYDNSGVGIDSVTLYYYTDTTDIYDEVTGPPVYDGSNYTAIDMFNVSGSLYRTDSSIPYSDDSTTWYFIVAEDMEGNFDRAPEIDSGAYNYYQQEGDVCNNTPENPENLAAVGAPVLNGDGTYSVTLNWTAPTLNTDGSTIGSDLLGYNLYRNDGSDWTKVNPTVITATGYTDTAPSDLSTVDYSYHVTALDLCEPTPNESDPSNLYSECVGAATCSISLETTEITAEETFDLAIKVCALANDGVSGDIIYIQNCSDVNGDVDTVRMLEDGDTGLFYIDEAFYGRSPIYTYLSNHYPGTPLDIDLEVETSDIITIGGYDTVPFSGTTCEDWKFLCSTTVNVIPDPCDNIPSPPSGLEIYETSAGGNSPGHVKIRWTEPTTNTDGSALIDLAGYKVYRSDNGNPYTLITTLTAGTTNFYDWGLGKLNKNVYSYYVTSFDTCEPTVNESLSSNIVTTE